In Carya illinoinensis cultivar Pawnee chromosome 7, C.illinoinensisPawnee_v1, whole genome shotgun sequence, the following are encoded in one genomic region:
- the LOC122314786 gene encoding uncharacterized protein C24B11.05-like isoform X3: MSPFVYMDDTLYPMSSGINLACRKNIEGFMLQHLHMEETEVPRLCFDLYKEYGTTMAGLKQALGYEFDNDEFHAYVHGRLPYDVLKPDPTLRNLLLSMPQRKLIFTNADKAHAAQVLSRLGLEDCFEGIICFETLNPPLEPVSNCMDMPDGDDAEITAGAKANVPDCANLSSYSRVLCKPSVEAIEAAIQIANIDPKKTIFFDDSARNILSGKAAGLHTVIVGSSTLVPGADHALTSIHNIKEALPKIWEGKEEQIEQVIQPGAVPTVVLA; encoded by the exons ATGTCTCCATTTGTGT ATATGGATGATACTCTGTACCCCATGAGCTCAGGTATCAACTTGGCTTGTCGCAAGAACATAGAAG GGTTCATGTTGCAGCATTTGCACATGGAAGAAACTGAAGTACCAAGGTTGTGCTTCGATTTGTACAAGGAATACGGGACAACAATGGCGGGTCTAAAG CAGGCTCTTGGTTACGAGTTTGACAACGATGAGTTTCATGCTTATGTCCATGGAAGACTACCCTACGATGTCCTCAAGCCCGATCCAACTTTAAGGAACCTTCTACTCTCTATGCCACAGCGCAAACTT ATATTCACTAACGCAGACAAAGCACATGCAGCTCAAGTTCTGAGCAGGTTGGGTTTGGAAGATTGTTTTGAAGGCATCATATGCTTTGAAACTCTTAACCCTCCCCTTGAACCAGTTTCTAATTGCATGGATATGCCAGATGGTGATGATGCCGAAATCACAGCTGGCGCAAAGGCCAATGTTCCTGATTGTGCAAATCTCAGCTCTTATTCACGAGTTCTCTGCAAACCCTCTGTGGAAGCCATTGAAGctgctattcaaattgcaaaTATTGACCCCAAAAAAACT ATTTTCTTCGATGACAGTGCTCGAAACATTTTGAGTGGGAAAGCAGCCGGACTTCATACCGTTATC GTGGGGAGCTCAACACTGGTGCCTGGTGCAGATCATGCCTTGACTAGCATCCACAATATCAAAGAAGCACTACCTAAGATATGGGAAGGTAAAGAAGAACAGATTGAGCAAGTTATTCAGCCCGGTGCTGTTCCAACCGTTGTTCTGGCTTAG
- the LOC122314786 gene encoding uncharacterized protein C24B11.05-like isoform X2, translated as MDSVRRSKSAKYECLLFDMDDTLYPMSSGINLACRKNIEGFMLQHLHMEETEVPRLCFDLYKEYGTTMAGLKALGYEFDNDEFHAYVHGRLPYDVLKPDPTLRNLLLSMPQRKLIFTNADKAHAAQVLSRLGLEDCFEGIICFETLNPPLEPVSNCMDMPDGDDAEITAGAKANVPDCANLSSYSRVLCKPSVEAIEAAIQIANIDPKKTIFFDDSARNILSGKAAGLHTVIVGSSTLVPGADHALTSIHNIKEALPKIWEGKEEQIEQVIQPGAVPTVVLA; from the exons ATGGATTCTGTTCGGAGGTCCAAATCAGCTAAATATGAGTGCTTGCTTTTTG ATATGGATGATACTCTGTACCCCATGAGCTCAGGTATCAACTTGGCTTGTCGCAAGAACATAGAAG GGTTCATGTTGCAGCATTTGCACATGGAAGAAACTGAAGTACCAAGGTTGTGCTTCGATTTGTACAAGGAATACGGGACAACAATGGCGGGTCTAAAG GCTCTTGGTTACGAGTTTGACAACGATGAGTTTCATGCTTATGTCCATGGAAGACTACCCTACGATGTCCTCAAGCCCGATCCAACTTTAAGGAACCTTCTACTCTCTATGCCACAGCGCAAACTT ATATTCACTAACGCAGACAAAGCACATGCAGCTCAAGTTCTGAGCAGGTTGGGTTTGGAAGATTGTTTTGAAGGCATCATATGCTTTGAAACTCTTAACCCTCCCCTTGAACCAGTTTCTAATTGCATGGATATGCCAGATGGTGATGATGCCGAAATCACAGCTGGCGCAAAGGCCAATGTTCCTGATTGTGCAAATCTCAGCTCTTATTCACGAGTTCTCTGCAAACCCTCTGTGGAAGCCATTGAAGctgctattcaaattgcaaaTATTGACCCCAAAAAAACT ATTTTCTTCGATGACAGTGCTCGAAACATTTTGAGTGGGAAAGCAGCCGGACTTCATACCGTTATC GTGGGGAGCTCAACACTGGTGCCTGGTGCAGATCATGCCTTGACTAGCATCCACAATATCAAAGAAGCACTACCTAAGATATGGGAAGGTAAAGAAGAACAGATTGAGCAAGTTATTCAGCCCGGTGCTGTTCCAACCGTTGTTCTGGCTTAG
- the LOC122314786 gene encoding uncharacterized protein C24B11.05-like isoform X1 encodes MDSVRRSKSAKYECLLFDMDDTLYPMSSGINLACRKNIEGFMLQHLHMEETEVPRLCFDLYKEYGTTMAGLKQALGYEFDNDEFHAYVHGRLPYDVLKPDPTLRNLLLSMPQRKLIFTNADKAHAAQVLSRLGLEDCFEGIICFETLNPPLEPVSNCMDMPDGDDAEITAGAKANVPDCANLSSYSRVLCKPSVEAIEAAIQIANIDPKKTIFFDDSARNILSGKAAGLHTVIVGSSTLVPGADHALTSIHNIKEALPKIWEGKEEQIEQVIQPGAVPTVVLA; translated from the exons ATGGATTCTGTTCGGAGGTCCAAATCAGCTAAATATGAGTGCTTGCTTTTTG ATATGGATGATACTCTGTACCCCATGAGCTCAGGTATCAACTTGGCTTGTCGCAAGAACATAGAAG GGTTCATGTTGCAGCATTTGCACATGGAAGAAACTGAAGTACCAAGGTTGTGCTTCGATTTGTACAAGGAATACGGGACAACAATGGCGGGTCTAAAG CAGGCTCTTGGTTACGAGTTTGACAACGATGAGTTTCATGCTTATGTCCATGGAAGACTACCCTACGATGTCCTCAAGCCCGATCCAACTTTAAGGAACCTTCTACTCTCTATGCCACAGCGCAAACTT ATATTCACTAACGCAGACAAAGCACATGCAGCTCAAGTTCTGAGCAGGTTGGGTTTGGAAGATTGTTTTGAAGGCATCATATGCTTTGAAACTCTTAACCCTCCCCTTGAACCAGTTTCTAATTGCATGGATATGCCAGATGGTGATGATGCCGAAATCACAGCTGGCGCAAAGGCCAATGTTCCTGATTGTGCAAATCTCAGCTCTTATTCACGAGTTCTCTGCAAACCCTCTGTGGAAGCCATTGAAGctgctattcaaattgcaaaTATTGACCCCAAAAAAACT ATTTTCTTCGATGACAGTGCTCGAAACATTTTGAGTGGGAAAGCAGCCGGACTTCATACCGTTATC GTGGGGAGCTCAACACTGGTGCCTGGTGCAGATCATGCCTTGACTAGCATCCACAATATCAAAGAAGCACTACCTAAGATATGGGAAGGTAAAGAAGAACAGATTGAGCAAGTTATTCAGCCCGGTGCTGTTCCAACCGTTGTTCTGGCTTAG